In one Candidatus Neomarinimicrobiota bacterium genomic region, the following are encoded:
- a CDS encoding cyclic nucleotide-binding domain-containing protein has protein sequence MTTGIEKDFQEGEVICNEGDAGDYIYILKKGKLGVYKDENLVSEYEKPGTILGEMSIILGEERTATIKALSPSTVSVIRITLRDLVRNFPAFTVKILEVLASRLKDTTDVLTDTLVEHNIEDEDVQ, from the coding sequence ATGACGACAGGTATTGAAAAAGATTTTCAAGAAGGTGAGGTAATTTGCAATGAGGGAGACGCCGGGGACTATATCTATATTCTCAAAAAAGGGAAATTAGGAGTATATAAGGATGAAAATTTAGTCTCAGAATACGAAAAACCGGGTACTATTCTTGGAGAAATGTCCATTATTCTCGGTGAGGAAAGAACCGCAACCATCAAAGCGTTATCACCATCAACAGTATCCGTCATTCGAATCACTCTGAGGGATTTGGTAAGGAATTTCCCCGCGTTTACGGTAAAAATATTAGAAGTACTCGCAAGCCGGCTAAAAGATACAACTGATGTTTTGACGGACACCCTTGTGGAGCATAACATTGAAGATGAAGACGTTCAGTGA
- a CDS encoding ribonuclease HII, whose protein sequence is MPEIDPIHYEKQLWSKGINKIAGVDEAGRGPLAGPVVAAAVILDKDNIPEGIDDSKKLRPAVREELYEIITAKCVRFGVGTVWQEEIDKTDILKSTHKAMRKAIGNLGTTPDHILVDGRGLPGKIFPQTAIINGDSLSTSIGAASIIAKVTRDGIMREISKIYPEYGFEIHKGYGTEKHIKSINQLGPSPVHRKSFRRVKEIEVKLDLTNQKKVGEHGERIASLELIKRGYTVIERNYWAGKRESEIDIIASKENTLVFVEVKTKLHQNFGEPEEWISEKKREQLIRAAEAYIQEKKPDAEEYRFDAMAVDIEPEIPTVHHIINAFQKK, encoded by the coding sequence ATGCCTGAAATAGACCCGATTCATTATGAAAAACAACTCTGGTCAAAAGGAATTAATAAAATTGCAGGTGTGGACGAAGCAGGCAGAGGTCCGTTAGCGGGTCCTGTTGTAGCCGCTGCGGTTATATTAGACAAGGACAATATACCGGAAGGAATTGATGACTCAAAGAAATTGCGTCCCGCCGTTAGAGAAGAACTCTATGAAATCATTACTGCAAAGTGCGTTAGATTCGGCGTAGGAACGGTTTGGCAGGAAGAAATCGATAAAACCGATATTTTAAAATCTACTCACAAGGCCATGAGAAAAGCTATCGGAAACCTGGGAACCACGCCCGATCATATATTAGTTGACGGAAGAGGATTGCCGGGTAAAATTTTCCCACAAACAGCAATAATAAACGGGGATTCGCTCTCAACCTCAATCGGCGCCGCTTCAATAATTGCTAAAGTGACGCGCGATGGCATCATGCGTGAAATATCAAAAATATATCCCGAATACGGGTTCGAAATTCATAAAGGATACGGAACAGAAAAGCATATAAAATCCATAAACCAATTAGGACCATCTCCGGTCCACCGAAAGAGTTTCCGAAGAGTTAAAGAGATAGAAGTGAAATTAGATCTCACTAACCAAAAAAAGGTAGGGGAGCATGGAGAACGTATAGCATCGCTTGAACTGATAAAGAGGGGTTACACGGTAATAGAAAGAAACTACTGGGCTGGAAAAAGGGAGAGTGAGATAGATATAATCGCATCAAAAGAGAACACACTTGTATTTGTAGAGGTTAAAACTAAATTACATCAAAATTTCGGCGAACCGGAGGAGTGGATATCCGAAAAAAAGAGGGAACAATTGATAAGAGCTGCCGAAGCATACATACAAGAAAAAAAACCTGATGCGGAAGAATACAGGTTCGACGCTATGGCTGTAGACATTGAACCTGAAATACCGACAGTGCATCATATCATCAATGCTTTTCAAAAAAAGTAG